In Natrinema versiforme, the following are encoded in one genomic region:
- a CDS encoding zinc-dependent alcohol dehydrogenase family protein encodes MNAATLTEANSVEIDERQRPETGSDELLVEVNACGVCTTDVHMYTGSLTVDYPITPGHESTGEVVAVGNDVDDYEVGDRVAINPSIPCNECRACKSGRENLCRNLTSLGGAATHIIEGAFAEYVTVPAGNVEEIGDLDYRTAAFAEPLGCCINGVDQIDLTSGETVVVVGAGTIGLLLTQLLRISGAGTVVVSEPECQRREVALEVGADHVIDPTDVDPTAAIPELVGPVDVAIEAVGLPDTIEQAHELTGPGGRTLVFGVPPEDATVELSPFDVFYEEREIVGTYSLTPDSFARAVALLQNGRIDTDTLVTDEFSLDGLERAFEQMEDRDGLKKMIYPNQQPPAHREQR; translated from the coding sequence ATGAACGCTGCAACACTCACGGAGGCGAACTCGGTAGAGATCGACGAGCGGCAACGACCGGAAACGGGCAGCGACGAATTGCTCGTCGAAGTCAACGCCTGTGGCGTCTGCACGACGGACGTGCACATGTACACTGGGTCACTCACCGTCGACTATCCGATAACTCCCGGTCACGAGAGTACCGGGGAGGTAGTAGCTGTCGGAAACGATGTCGACGACTACGAGGTGGGTGACCGCGTCGCGATCAACCCCTCGATCCCGTGCAACGAGTGCCGAGCGTGCAAATCCGGACGGGAGAACCTCTGCCGGAATCTCACCTCGCTCGGCGGTGCGGCCACGCACATCATCGAAGGGGCGTTCGCGGAGTACGTGACGGTTCCCGCCGGCAACGTCGAGGAAATCGGCGATCTCGACTACCGGACGGCCGCCTTCGCGGAGCCGCTCGGCTGCTGTATCAACGGCGTCGACCAAATCGACCTCACGAGCGGCGAGACGGTCGTCGTCGTCGGCGCCGGCACGATCGGTCTGTTGCTCACGCAACTGCTCCGTATCAGCGGCGCGGGAACCGTGGTCGTCTCCGAACCCGAATGCCAGCGACGCGAGGTGGCACTCGAGGTGGGTGCGGACCACGTCATCGACCCGACTGACGTGGACCCGACGGCGGCGATTCCGGAGCTCGTCGGCCCGGTCGACGTCGCCATCGAGGCCGTCGGGCTGCCTGACACCATCGAGCAGGCTCACGAGCTCACCGGCCCGGGCGGTCGAACCCTCGTATTCGGTGTGCCGCCGGAGGACGCAACGGTCGAATTATCGCCGTTTGACGTGTTTTACGAGGAACGGGAGATCGTCGGCACGTATTCGCTGACACCGGACTCGTTCGCGCGGGCGGTGGCACTCCTCCAGAACGGTCGGATCGACACGGACACGCTCGTCACCGACGAGTTTTCGCTGGACGGACTGGAGCGGGCCTTCGAACAGATGGAAGACCGGGACGGGCTGAAGAAGATGATCTACCCCAACCAGCAGCCGCCGGCTCACAGAGAGCAACGATGA
- a CDS encoding IclR family transcriptional regulator codes for MNSFEILEVLVEADRPMGVTELSDAVGLSKGVVYNHLGTLSELGYVRKQDRKYCPSLRLLSPGELTRSSHEIYRVARSHVDNLAETTDEVATLFIEEDGVGICTYMATGTNSWVPEYVCGDALPLHITAPGKAILGTLEPDRIDEIVSQHGLPSATDSTISNRQSLDAELRSIRDNEIAFSREEQFEGVVGVGTSFGLDERAPAAAIGVCGPLERLSGRYLQEDITGQVLSTAKSIQVELTK; via the coding sequence GTGAATTCGTTCGAAATTTTAGAGGTGCTCGTCGAGGCGGATCGTCCGATGGGCGTCACGGAACTGTCCGATGCAGTCGGACTCTCCAAAGGGGTCGTCTACAACCACCTCGGGACGCTCTCGGAACTCGGCTACGTTCGGAAACAAGATCGAAAATACTGCCCGTCACTTCGCCTCCTGTCACCCGGGGAATTGACACGCTCGAGCCACGAGATCTACCGCGTCGCACGATCACACGTCGACAACCTCGCCGAAACGACCGATGAAGTTGCGACGCTCTTCATCGAGGAGGATGGAGTCGGGATCTGCACGTACATGGCAACGGGAACGAACTCCTGGGTGCCGGAGTACGTCTGTGGCGACGCCCTCCCGCTACACATTACCGCGCCCGGAAAAGCGATTCTCGGCACGCTCGAGCCCGACCGAATCGACGAGATCGTCTCGCAACACGGTCTCCCATCAGCGACCGACAGCACTATTTCAAACAGACAGTCGCTCGATGCGGAGCTCCGATCGATCCGGGACAACGAGATCGCGTTTTCCAGAGAAGAACAGTTCGAGGGCGTCGTCGGTGTCGGAACCTCGTTCGGCCTCGACGAGCGCGCGCCAGCCGCTGCGATCGGGGTCTGTGGCCCCCTCGAGCGACTGTCCGGCCGCTACCTCCAAGAGGATATCACCGGACAGGTACTCAGTACGGCGAAATCGATACAAGTCGAACTGACGAAGTGA
- a CDS encoding NTP transferase domain-containing protein, translated as MKPDDFPCYGPDRVADALDRTDPLKPTIVGVVLAGGTSSRFGSANKLLTEFDGEPLIRHATRTLVDAALSEVVVVLGYEAEAVHTALSGVDVRTVRNPDYEKGLSTSVETAIRVVGTPETDAVVFLPGDMPAVDSATVELLSDAYRAELGTALAAAFDGHRGNPVLFDRSHFDALLEVTGDVGGLPVLAESDESALIETDDLGVLRDIDTTTDLRHQR; from the coding sequence ATGAAACCCGATGATTTCCCCTGTTACGGCCCCGACAGGGTCGCTGACGCGCTCGATAGAACCGATCCCCTCAAGCCGACGATCGTCGGCGTCGTCCTCGCCGGTGGGACGAGTTCTCGGTTCGGGTCGGCAAACAAGCTACTCACCGAGTTCGACGGCGAACCGCTGATCCGACACGCGACGCGAACACTCGTAGACGCGGCCCTCTCGGAGGTCGTCGTCGTACTTGGATATGAAGCGGAGGCAGTACACACCGCCCTATCCGGCGTCGACGTGCGAACCGTCCGCAATCCCGACTACGAGAAGGGGCTGTCGACGTCCGTCGAGACGGCGATCCGCGTCGTCGGAACGCCGGAAACGGATGCAGTGGTGTTCCTTCCCGGAGACATGCCGGCCGTCGATTCAGCCACTGTCGAACTCCTTAGCGACGCGTATCGAGCAGAGTTGGGGACAGCGCTAGCGGCTGCCTTCGACGGCCACCGTGGAAATCCGGTGCTGTTCGATCGCAGCCACTTCGATGCCCTTCTCGAGGTCACGGGTGACGTCGGGGGCCTCCCTGTACTGGCAGAGAGCGACGAGAGCGCTCTTATCGAGACCGACGATCTCGGCGTCCTCAGAGACATCGACACGACTACCGATCTCCGACACCAGAGGTGA